A section of the Ruania halotolerans genome encodes:
- a CDS encoding Dyp-type peroxidase: protein MTGRDDHADSTDSTERAGIASGTDTPASHSSQAAPPRRHVLRGLAIGAGSAGLGAVAASAWAGRTEPESPPRQDVRAPAPVSPHEDHQAGIDRPATPQQHGCVAVLDLNRHDAGHLRAVLAAIGTEITRLTTTATPELPDGPADLTLTVGVGPSVVQSLYGSGVPGAETLPRFGSDTDLAEQRSGGDLFLAAYSSDPNATADALAAVTSAVDGGEQRWSQRCFRGQGEGTIVRNPLGFHDGVIVPRSTEELAENVWIPDGPAAGGSVLVVRRIALDAEAFRNETIDRQEQIVGRRRFDGAPLSGGGPTDEVDLLAKTAEGEFRTPARSHVRAAHPSFTGSHLMLRRGYAFDNGGADSGLLFMCFQRELRTFVRTQQRLDEIDDLMDYTRVTASGTFLVLPGFTPDRPLGSAGGRN from the coding sequence GTGACCGGGCGCGACGACCACGCGGACAGCACCGACAGCACGGAGAGGGCTGGTATCGCCTCGGGCACCGATACCCCTGCCAGCCACTCCTCGCAGGCGGCACCACCACGCCGGCACGTGCTGCGAGGCCTCGCGATCGGCGCCGGGTCCGCCGGCCTCGGTGCCGTGGCCGCCTCCGCCTGGGCGGGTCGCACCGAACCGGAGTCCCCTCCGCGCCAGGACGTTCGCGCACCGGCCCCGGTCTCGCCACATGAGGACCACCAGGCCGGCATCGATCGACCCGCTACCCCGCAGCAGCACGGCTGCGTGGCCGTACTCGATCTGAACCGTCACGACGCCGGTCACCTGCGGGCGGTGCTCGCTGCGATCGGGACCGAGATCACCCGCCTGACGACGACTGCGACCCCTGAACTCCCTGACGGTCCCGCAGACCTGACCCTCACGGTCGGGGTCGGCCCGTCCGTGGTGCAGTCCCTCTACGGATCCGGCGTACCGGGCGCGGAGACGCTCCCACGGTTCGGCAGTGATACGGACCTGGCCGAGCAACGCAGCGGCGGCGACCTCTTCCTTGCCGCCTACAGCAGCGACCCCAACGCCACGGCGGACGCACTGGCCGCGGTGACCTCCGCCGTCGACGGGGGCGAGCAGCGCTGGAGCCAACGGTGCTTCCGTGGCCAGGGGGAGGGCACGATCGTGCGCAACCCGCTCGGCTTCCACGACGGCGTGATCGTGCCTCGCAGCACCGAGGAACTCGCCGAGAACGTCTGGATTCCGGACGGGCCGGCGGCCGGCGGTTCCGTGCTGGTGGTCCGACGAATCGCACTGGACGCGGAAGCATTTCGCAACGAGACGATTGACCGGCAGGAGCAGATCGTGGGCCGCCGCCGCTTCGACGGTGCACCACTCAGCGGTGGCGGGCCCACCGACGAGGTGGATCTGCTCGCCAAGACAGCTGAGGGTGAGTTCCGCACCCCGGCGCGCTCCCACGTGCGGGCCGCGCACCCCTCGTTCACCGGCAGCCATCTCATGCTCCGGCGCGGGTATGCCTTCGACAACGGCGGCGCAGACTCTGGCCTGCTGTTCATGTGCTTCCAGCGCGAGCTGCGCACGTTCGTGCGCACCCAGCAGCGGCTCGACGAGATCGACGACCTGATGGACTACACGCGCGTGACCGCGAGCGGCACATTCCTCGTGCTTCCCGGTTTCACCCCCGACCGGCCGCTGGGCTCGGCGGGCGGCAGGAACTAA
- the gcvP gene encoding aminomethyl-transferring glycine dehydrogenase gives MAATLEITQADPVAAMMDSAVPGVIRGLGRAGATIPQAGATEAEVLTELRTLAAKNRVLTPMIGLGYSDTLTPSVIQRNVLENPSWYTAYTPYQPEISQGRLEALLNFQTMVADLAGLPTANASLLDEATAVVEAMLVARRAVKSSAPVFIVDSDALPQTKAVLAVRAEAVGIELVELDLAGGEELPEQVFGGFIQYPGASGNVWDPRGAIDALHAAGGQAVVAADPLALTLLASPGSMGADVVVGSTQRFGVPLGFGGPHAGYMVVRQGLERQLPGRLVGVSKDADGHLAYRLALQTREQHIRREKATSNICTAQVLLAVMAGMYAVYHGPHGLRAIAEEVATKTAWLRDQLSAGGAEVLTGSFFDTLRVRVPGRSADVVTAAHRLGVQLLQVDADTVGISVGEATTRGDLDAVAAAFGGSPDGSGGPPAEASAAVGHLPEALRRDVDYLTHPVFSTHHSETAMMRYLKRLADSDYALDRGMIPLGSCTMKLNAATAMAAITWPEFGRIHPFAPVGDVGGYLEMIDQLTEWLADLTGYDEVSLQPNAGSQGELAGLLAIRGYHHSRGDAGRDVCLIPSSAHGTNAASAVLAGMRVVVVACDEMGNVDLADLRAKIDAHAEQVAALMITYPSTHGVYEHDVLEVTAAVHEAGGQVYIDGANLNALLGHARFGDLGGDVSHLNLHKTFAIPHGGGGPGVGPVAAKTHLAPFLPSHPYAQGVEASGSAGPVAAAPYGSAGILPISWAYVRMLGLEGLTEATDAAVLGANYLAARLGEHFPILYTGEHGRVAHECIVDLRPLKAATGITVDDVAKRLIDYGFHAPTMSFPVAGTFMVEPTESEDQSELDRFVAAMAAIKAEAERVAAGEWPADDNPLVNAPHTAAAIAAEWSHPYSREIAVFPAGVGAAKYWPPVRRIDQAHGDRNLVCSCPPIEAFSS, from the coding sequence ATGGCCGCGACGCTCGAGATCACCCAGGCCGACCCCGTGGCGGCCATGATGGACTCCGCAGTTCCGGGCGTGATTCGTGGACTCGGCCGCGCCGGGGCGACCATTCCCCAGGCGGGAGCCACTGAAGCCGAGGTGCTGACCGAACTGCGAACGCTCGCGGCGAAGAACCGGGTGCTCACCCCGATGATCGGGCTCGGCTACTCGGACACCCTCACCCCGTCAGTGATCCAGCGCAACGTCCTGGAGAACCCCTCCTGGTACACCGCCTACACGCCGTACCAGCCGGAGATCTCCCAGGGCCGGCTGGAGGCCCTGCTGAACTTCCAGACCATGGTGGCTGACTTGGCCGGGCTACCGACGGCGAACGCGTCCCTGCTGGACGAGGCGACCGCCGTCGTCGAGGCGATGCTGGTGGCACGACGGGCGGTCAAGTCCAGCGCCCCGGTATTCATCGTCGACTCCGATGCGCTGCCGCAGACCAAGGCGGTCCTCGCTGTGCGTGCCGAGGCCGTGGGAATCGAGCTGGTGGAACTGGATCTCGCCGGTGGTGAGGAGCTGCCGGAGCAGGTGTTCGGCGGATTCATCCAGTACCCCGGCGCCTCCGGGAACGTGTGGGATCCCCGCGGCGCGATCGACGCACTGCACGCGGCCGGTGGGCAGGCGGTGGTGGCCGCGGACCCTCTGGCACTGACGCTGCTGGCCTCCCCCGGTTCGATGGGCGCGGACGTGGTGGTCGGCTCCACGCAGCGGTTCGGGGTGCCGCTCGGCTTCGGCGGCCCGCACGCCGGGTACATGGTGGTGCGGCAAGGGTTGGAACGCCAGCTTCCGGGACGACTCGTGGGTGTCTCGAAGGACGCCGACGGTCACCTCGCCTACCGGCTCGCACTGCAGACCCGCGAGCAGCACATCCGGCGGGAGAAAGCGACCTCGAATATCTGCACCGCGCAGGTGCTGCTCGCCGTGATGGCGGGGATGTACGCGGTCTATCACGGGCCGCACGGACTGCGCGCGATCGCTGAGGAAGTCGCCACCAAGACGGCGTGGCTGCGTGATCAACTCAGCGCCGGTGGCGCCGAGGTGCTCACCGGCTCCTTCTTCGACACGCTGCGGGTGCGCGTACCCGGCCGTTCGGCCGACGTGGTGACGGCGGCCCACCGGTTGGGCGTGCAGCTGCTGCAGGTGGACGCTGACACGGTGGGCATCTCCGTGGGCGAGGCGACCACTCGCGGCGACCTGGACGCCGTGGCCGCCGCATTCGGCGGCTCACCGGATGGTTCCGGCGGGCCGCCTGCGGAGGCGAGCGCCGCCGTCGGTCATCTGCCTGAGGCGCTGCGGCGCGACGTGGACTACCTCACGCACCCGGTGTTCAGCACGCACCACTCCGAGACGGCGATGATGCGCTACCTCAAACGCCTCGCCGATTCCGACTACGCGCTGGACCGGGGGATGATCCCGCTCGGTTCGTGCACGATGAAGCTGAACGCGGCCACCGCGATGGCCGCGATCACATGGCCCGAGTTCGGGCGGATCCACCCGTTCGCTCCGGTCGGGGACGTGGGCGGGTATCTGGAGATGATCGACCAGCTCACCGAGTGGCTGGCGGACCTGACCGGGTACGACGAGGTGTCCCTGCAGCCGAACGCCGGCTCGCAGGGTGAGCTCGCCGGATTGCTCGCGATCCGCGGATACCACCACTCCCGCGGGGACGCCGGGCGCGATGTGTGCCTGATCCCCAGTTCGGCGCACGGAACCAATGCGGCCTCGGCGGTGCTCGCCGGGATGCGTGTGGTGGTGGTGGCGTGTGACGAGATGGGCAACGTGGACCTGGCCGACCTGCGGGCGAAGATCGATGCCCACGCCGAGCAGGTAGCAGCCCTGATGATCACCTACCCCTCCACCCACGGCGTCTACGAGCACGACGTGCTGGAGGTCACCGCTGCCGTGCACGAGGCCGGTGGCCAGGTCTACATCGACGGTGCGAACCTGAACGCGCTGCTCGGGCACGCCCGCTTCGGTGACCTGGGCGGGGACGTCTCGCACCTGAACCTGCACAAGACGTTCGCGATCCCGCACGGCGGTGGGGGACCCGGCGTCGGGCCGGTGGCGGCGAAAACGCATCTGGCGCCGTTCCTGCCCTCGCACCCGTACGCGCAGGGGGTGGAGGCATCGGGCAGTGCTGGTCCGGTGGCCGCCGCACCGTACGGTTCGGCCGGGATCCTGCCGATCTCGTGGGCGTACGTACGGATGCTTGGGCTCGAGGGACTCACCGAGGCCACCGATGCCGCGGTACTCGGGGCGAACTATCTGGCCGCGCGGCTCGGCGAGCACTTCCCGATCCTGTACACCGGCGAGCATGGCCGGGTGGCGCACGAGTGCATCGTGGATCTGCGCCCGCTGAAGGCAGCCACCGGGATCACCGTGGACGATGTGGCCAAGCGGCTGATCGACTATGGCTTCCACGCCCCCACGATGAGCTTCCCGGTGGCGGGCACGTTCATGGTGGAACCGACCGAGTCCGAGGACCAGTCCGAGCTGGACCGGTTCGTGGCGGCGATGGCCGCGATCAAGGCGGAGGCCGAGCGGGTCGCTGCCGGGGAGTGGCCGGCCGATGACAACCCGCTGGTGAACGCCCCGCACACGGCGGCCGCGATCGCGGCGGAGTGGAGCCACCCGTACTCGCGGGAGATCGCGGTCTTTCCGGCCGGAGTGGGGGCGGCGAAGTACTGGCCACCGGTGCGCCGGATCGACCAGGCACATGGGGACCGGAACCTGGTGTGCTCCTGCCCGCCGATCGAGGCGTTCAGCTCCTGA
- the gcvH gene encoding glycine cleavage system protein GcvH has product MTDVNALQYTAEHEWIATEADVVTIGITDYAADQLGDVVFVDLPAVGTEVKAGETMGEIESTKSVSELYAPVTGEVVEVNEAVDADPALVNSSPFEQAWLVKVRVTGEVTGLLDRAAYEALTGAGS; this is encoded by the coding sequence GTGACCGACGTGAACGCCCTGCAGTACACCGCCGAACACGAGTGGATCGCCACCGAGGCCGATGTGGTGACCATCGGGATCACCGACTACGCCGCCGATCAGCTCGGTGACGTGGTGTTCGTGGACCTCCCAGCCGTCGGTACCGAGGTGAAGGCCGGAGAGACGATGGGGGAGATCGAGTCCACCAAGTCCGTCTCCGAGCTGTACGCCCCGGTCACCGGTGAGGTGGTCGAGGTGAACGAGGCCGTGGACGCCGATCCCGCGCTGGTGAACTCGTCCCCGTTCGAGCAGGCCTGGCTGGTGAAGGTCCGGGTGACCGGTGAGGTGACCGGACTCCTTGACCGCGCCGCCTACGAGGCTCTCACCGGGGCAGGGTCTTGA
- a CDS encoding glycine cleavage system aminomethyltransferase GcvT yields MTTSTSDSQAGGSGSGPQGSLRETPLRAEHERLGATFTDFGGWWMPVRYSSDIAEHHAVRSAAGLFDISHMGEIMVRGTDAGAFLDYALAGRLSAVSVGRAKYSMILTPEGGIIDDLVLYRLADDEFLVIANAANRENVAAALSERIGQFEATVTDESDSYALIALQGPVAVRILDEAVAAGAITELGMPLAEVKNYALTDAFFTPGEVAVDDRAQTDHKFTPGEDRAGAEATPLLLARTGYTGEDGFELYVGAEHAAALWRTLLTTGEPHGLVPAGLAARDTLRLEAGMPLYGHELSADIVPAQAGLGRIIPRDKGDFVGRPALEERPGARVLIGLVAHGRRAGRAGYALYDGETEVGQITSGALSPTLGHPVALAYVNPAVAEPGTALTMDVRGNRIPATVTTPPFYRRKK; encoded by the coding sequence GTGACCACATCGACGAGCGATTCCCAGGCAGGCGGGTCCGGCTCCGGGCCACAGGGTTCGCTGCGGGAAACCCCGCTGCGTGCCGAACATGAGAGGCTCGGCGCCACCTTCACCGATTTCGGCGGCTGGTGGATGCCGGTGCGGTACTCGTCCGATATCGCCGAGCACCATGCGGTGCGCTCGGCTGCCGGACTCTTCGACATTTCGCACATGGGCGAGATCATGGTGCGCGGTACCGATGCCGGTGCGTTCCTCGACTATGCGCTCGCCGGGCGGCTCTCCGCAGTGAGCGTGGGGCGGGCCAAGTACTCGATGATTCTCACGCCCGAGGGCGGCATCATCGACGATCTCGTCCTCTACCGGCTGGCCGACGATGAGTTCCTGGTGATCGCGAATGCGGCGAACCGGGAGAACGTCGCTGCGGCATTGTCCGAGCGGATCGGCCAGTTCGAGGCGACTGTGACCGATGAATCGGACTCCTATGCACTGATCGCACTTCAGGGGCCGGTGGCCGTGCGGATCCTCGACGAGGCGGTGGCCGCCGGGGCGATCACCGAGCTGGGCATGCCGCTGGCGGAGGTGAAGAACTACGCGTTGACGGACGCCTTCTTCACCCCGGGTGAGGTGGCGGTCGATGATCGAGCCCAGACCGACCACAAGTTCACCCCCGGCGAGGACCGTGCCGGTGCGGAGGCGACGCCATTGCTGCTCGCCCGCACCGGGTACACCGGTGAGGACGGGTTCGAGCTGTACGTAGGTGCCGAGCACGCAGCCGCGCTGTGGCGAACGCTGCTGACCACGGGTGAACCGCATGGGCTGGTGCCCGCCGGGCTGGCCGCCCGGGACACGTTGCGCCTGGAAGCGGGGATGCCGCTGTATGGCCACGAGTTGTCCGCCGATATCGTGCCCGCACAGGCCGGCTTGGGCCGCATCATTCCGCGCGACAAGGGCGACTTCGTGGGTCGGCCGGCGCTGGAGGAACGCCCGGGGGCGCGGGTCCTGATCGGCCTGGTCGCGCACGGGCGGCGCGCCGGGCGCGCGGGGTATGCCCTGTACGACGGCGAGACTGAGGTCGGCCAGATCACCAGCGGCGCGCTCTCCCCCACGCTCGGCCACCCGGTGGCACTTGCGTATGTCAACCCTGCCGTGGCCGAACCCGGCACTGCCCTGACCATGGACGTGCGCGGAAATCGAATCCCCGCCACCGTGACCACCCCGCCCTTTTACCGGAGGAAGAAGTGA
- a CDS encoding L-serine ammonia-lyase, giving the protein MSAPYVGIFDLFTVGIGPSSSHTVGPMSAARDFVDKLGDAVANVAGLEVELYGSLAATGRGHGTLTAVLLGLEGCAPDRIRSHEVAERAARIAREHALTLGGRTPLPFDADRIVLTPGTVLARHSNGMRLRVTDAAGAVLDEAVYFSIGGGFIVRENPSAAGEEGDSDGDGTPTRNDSSTAGVPFPFETAAELLEICTHESLSIADVALRNEMVIRDENEVRAGVLHIRDAMDECVAAGISAQGELPGGLNVRRRAPAWADRLRQEDPGRDPGYAQEWVNLVALAVNEENAAGGRVVTAPTNGAAGVIPAVLDHALHYGAAVQQGTSRDDITVTFLLTAAAIGALYKSRASISGAEMGCQGEVGSASSMAAGALAAVLGGSPEQVENAAEIAMEHNLGLTCDPVGGLVQIPCIERNALAAGKAVNAAKMAMWGDGTHRVSLDQVIETMRQTGLDMSDKYKETATGGLAVNVVEC; this is encoded by the coding sequence ATGAGTGCGCCATACGTGGGGATCTTCGACCTCTTCACCGTGGGGATCGGGCCGTCCAGTTCGCACACCGTAGGTCCGATGAGCGCTGCCCGGGATTTCGTCGACAAGCTCGGTGACGCTGTGGCGAACGTGGCCGGCCTCGAGGTGGAGTTGTACGGCTCACTCGCTGCCACCGGTCGCGGGCACGGCACCTTGACGGCGGTGCTGCTGGGTCTGGAAGGGTGCGCCCCCGATCGGATCCGCAGCCACGAAGTGGCAGAACGCGCTGCCCGGATCGCCCGGGAGCACGCTCTCACCCTCGGCGGTCGCACCCCGCTGCCGTTCGACGCTGACCGCATCGTGCTCACCCCAGGCACGGTGCTCGCACGCCACAGCAATGGCATGCGCCTGCGCGTCACCGACGCGGCCGGGGCTGTACTGGACGAGGCCGTGTACTTCTCCATCGGTGGTGGCTTCATCGTCCGGGAAAACCCCTCCGCCGCCGGCGAGGAGGGCGACAGTGACGGAGACGGCACCCCTACTCGCAACGACAGCAGCACGGCAGGCGTTCCCTTCCCTTTCGAGACAGCCGCGGAACTGCTGGAGATTTGCACGCACGAGAGCCTCAGCATCGCCGACGTCGCATTGCGCAATGAGATGGTCATCCGTGATGAGAATGAGGTTCGCGCCGGGGTGCTGCACATCCGGGATGCGATGGACGAATGCGTGGCAGCCGGGATCTCCGCCCAGGGCGAGCTCCCGGGCGGACTGAACGTCCGCCGTCGGGCGCCGGCCTGGGCCGACCGGCTGCGGCAGGAGGATCCCGGCCGCGATCCCGGCTACGCACAGGAATGGGTGAACCTGGTGGCGCTTGCCGTGAACGAGGAGAACGCGGCCGGTGGCCGTGTGGTCACGGCCCCCACGAATGGTGCTGCCGGCGTGATTCCGGCAGTGCTCGACCATGCCCTACACTACGGCGCCGCGGTGCAACAGGGCACGTCCCGCGATGACATCACGGTGACCTTCCTGCTCACCGCCGCCGCGATCGGGGCGTTGTACAAGTCACGCGCGTCGATCTCTGGGGCCGAGATGGGCTGTCAGGGTGAAGTCGGGTCGGCGAGCTCGATGGCGGCCGGTGCGCTGGCAGCCGTGCTCGGTGGCAGCCCGGAGCAGGTCGAGAATGCGGCGGAGATCGCGATGGAGCACAATCTCGGGCTGACCTGCGACCCGGTCGGCGGGTTGGTGCAGATCCCATGCATCGAGCGGAATGCGCTCGCCGCCGGGAAGGCCGTCAATGCCGCGAAGATGGCGATGTGGGGTGACGGCACGCACCGGGTCTCCCTGGATCAGGTGATCGAGACGATGCGGCAGACCGGTCTGGACATGAGCGACAAGTACAAGGAGACCGCCACTGGTGGGCTCGCCGTCAACGTGGTCGAGTGTTGA
- a CDS encoding acetylxylan esterase, giving the protein MPQTDLPLDELWSYRPQVSRPADFDQFWTSTLQESRALARETVVSRAETPLTELAAWDVTFSGFGGDPIKAWLLHPTGPGPFPVVIEFIGYGGGRGLATDRLGWAASGFAHLVMDTRGQGSAWPNAGPGATPDPHGSGPAAPGFLTRGVTDPSTSYYRRLYTDAVLLIEAATQLDIVDPARIAVTGVSQGGGVSLAAAGLSGLVRAVLPDVPFLCHFKRYLDHASADAAGELRRYLSVHRDSTDTVLNTLSYLDGVNFAASVDAPVLMSVALMDDISLPSTVFAAYHRFKNADKEMSVYPYNGHEGGGTSHWSRQVDWLRTRLH; this is encoded by the coding sequence ATGCCCCAGACCGATCTGCCGCTGGATGAGCTCTGGTCCTACCGTCCCCAGGTTTCCCGGCCCGCCGACTTCGACCAGTTCTGGACCTCGACCCTGCAGGAATCGCGGGCACTGGCGCGCGAGACTGTGGTGTCCCGGGCTGAGACTCCTCTCACCGAGCTGGCGGCGTGGGACGTGACGTTCTCGGGTTTCGGCGGCGACCCGATCAAGGCGTGGCTACTGCACCCGACCGGACCGGGCCCGTTCCCGGTGGTGATCGAGTTCATCGGTTACGGCGGCGGGCGCGGATTGGCCACCGACCGCCTCGGCTGGGCGGCCAGCGGATTCGCCCACCTCGTCATGGACACCCGCGGGCAGGGCAGCGCGTGGCCGAACGCCGGGCCGGGGGCAACGCCGGATCCGCACGGGAGCGGCCCTGCAGCTCCGGGCTTCCTCACACGCGGTGTCACCGATCCGTCGACCAGCTACTACCGGCGGCTTTACACCGACGCGGTGCTGCTGATCGAGGCCGCGACACAACTGGACATCGTCGACCCTGCACGGATCGCCGTCACTGGCGTGAGTCAGGGCGGTGGCGTCAGCCTCGCGGCGGCCGGCCTGTCCGGGCTCGTCCGCGCCGTCCTGCCTGACGTTCCGTTCCTGTGCCACTTCAAGCGGTACCTGGACCACGCCTCCGCCGACGCAGCCGGGGAGTTGCGGCGGTATCTTTCTGTTCACCGCGACTCCACGGATACCGTCTTGAACACACTGTCCTACCTCGACGGGGTGAATTTCGCCGCCTCTGTCGACGCACCGGTCTTGATGTCCGTTGCCCTGATGGATGACATCTCGTTGCCGTCGACTGTCTTTGCCGCCTATCACCGGTTCAAGAACGCAGACAAGGAGATGTCGGTCTATCCGTACAACGGTCACGAGGGCGGCGGTACGTCCCACTGGTCACGCCAAGTGGACTGGTTGCGCACCCGCCTACATTGA